A region from the Nostoc sp. HK-01 genome encodes:
- a CDS encoding two-component response regulator, with protein MVNNSIENGQVCRCVEILLVEDSPSDANLTMKGFVNAKIANNLHWVEDGETAMNYLRQQGEFADAPRPDLVLLDLNLPGMDGREVLTEVKSDPSLKRIPVVVLTTSTDEQDILRSYNLRANCYVTKPIDIYQFIEAVQLIKDFWLAAVTLPPDSSI; from the coding sequence ATGGTTAATAACAGTATCGAAAATGGTCAGGTATGTCGGTGTGTGGAAATTTTGCTAGTTGAAGACTCTCCTAGTGACGCTAACCTCACTATGAAAGGCTTTGTCAATGCCAAAATTGCCAACAACTTGCACTGGGTAGAAGATGGTGAAACAGCAATGAATTATCTCCGCCAGCAAGGAGAGTTCGCTGATGCGCCTCGTCCAGATTTGGTTTTACTCGACTTGAATTTACCAGGGATGGATGGACGGGAAGTCCTGACGGAAGTTAAATCTGACCCCAGCCTAAAACGTATTCCTGTTGTTGTGCTGACTACCTCAACAGATGAACAAGACATACTACGTTCCTATAATCTCCGTGCTAATTGCTATGTCACAAAACCCATTGATATCTACCAGTTTATTGAAGCTGTGCAGTTAATTAAAGATTTTTGGTTAGCAGCGGTCACGCTTCCACCAGATTCATCAATTTAA
- a CDS encoding response regulator receiver sensor signal transduction histidine kinase, with the protein MQKIMIQVLLVEDSPSDAKLLHQIFLHAYQQELKILHVERLSEAIELSLVNQKHLKDGWESATLKQDKFDVVLLDLGLPDSVGIDTLKEYRAVVPDIPVVVLTGIDDEELAMQALAEGAQDYLVKDQITIQRLVRAIRYAIEREEILNKLRESEEISRQALAKEQQLNELKSNFVAMVSHEFRNPMTTIRTAMDILQHQNNLNEERKNFYFERVQDAINHMLQLLDEVLFLSRSEAAKLEYKPALLDLISFCEEITDVLQMKAVGQQNIIFNYVGKCNISYMDEELLYCILTNLISNAVKYSPPQSNVWFNLDCGEDMVVFQVRDEGIGIPEKDQINLFQTFYRASNARRIQGTGLGLAMVKKCVDLHGGEISIESKQNMGTTVIVRLPLNYHAESK; encoded by the coding sequence ATGCAAAAAATAATGATTCAAGTTCTCTTGGTAGAAGATAGTCCTAGTGATGCCAAGCTACTGCATCAAATATTTTTACATGCCTATCAACAGGAATTAAAAATACTGCATGTTGAAAGATTGTCTGAAGCAATAGAGTTAAGTTTAGTGAATCAGAAACACTTAAAAGATGGTTGGGAAAGTGCAACTCTCAAACAAGATAAATTTGATGTTGTCTTGTTAGATTTAGGATTACCTGATTCGGTGGGAATAGATACTTTAAAAGAATATCGAGCCGTAGTACCAGATATTCCTGTAGTGGTTTTAACTGGGATTGATGATGAAGAATTAGCTATGCAAGCATTAGCAGAAGGCGCTCAAGATTATTTAGTGAAAGACCAAATTACTATCCAGCGATTAGTACGTGCTATTCGCTATGCAATTGAACGAGAAGAAATTCTGAATAAGTTAAGAGAGAGTGAAGAAATTAGCCGTCAAGCATTAGCTAAAGAACAACAACTCAATGAGCTAAAGTCTAATTTTGTGGCAATGGTTTCTCATGAGTTTCGTAACCCAATGACTACAATTAGGACTGCTATGGATATACTGCAACATCAAAATAATTTGAATGAGGAGCGAAAAAATTTCTATTTTGAACGTGTGCAAGATGCAATTAATCACATGCTTCAGCTACTCGATGAAGTGTTGTTTTTGAGCAGAAGTGAAGCTGCTAAATTAGAATATAAACCTGCACTTTTAGATTTAATTAGTTTTTGTGAAGAAATCACAGATGTTCTGCAAATGAAGGCGGTTGGTCAGCAGAATATTATCTTTAACTATGTAGGAAAATGCAACATTAGCTATATGGATGAGGAATTACTGTATTGTATTTTAACTAATTTAATTTCTAATGCTGTTAAATATTCTCCGCCACAAAGTAATGTCTGGTTTAATTTAGATTGTGGAGAAGATATGGTAGTTTTTCAGGTGCGGGATGAGGGTATTGGTATCCCTGAAAAAGACCAAATAAATCTATTTCAAACTTTTTACAGAGCTAGTAATGCGCGGCGAATTCAAGGAACAGGCTTAGGGCTGGCTATGGTGAAAAAGTGTGTAGATTTACATGGTGGTGAAATTAGTATAGAAAGTAAGCAGAATATGGGAACTACGGTAATAGTAAGACTGCCGTTAAATTATCATGCTGAAAGTAAATAA
- a CDS encoding two-component sensor histidine kinase, producing the protein MNQIQKIFRTIDPFSLRVRLTIGIAAVSALGLGSLAIWTSWKMQQFLISSYKTNIQQITQHLPYYVELYTEVLPEENGLQKAINNLSTANTYLWVKNSQNQIIAQSDNLNKLPKKKVSELMDLTQTSIKPIAQEMGKSYFVMCGSTLRLQGQSVGTLFVVQDVTQEQSMFLVIVQSLGIGSVVTITIISVAIAFYIKRSLQPLRQLSQMTEVISIADLGQAQLYLDKAPSEVRELTQTYNMMLSRLFQSWEQERQFVSNVSHELRTPLTIVHGYLQSVLRRQNNLTEVQQEALATAAAEAERTIRLLQDLLDLARADSGNLLFRLERCLLNDLISEIVVMAKTYSDRQITIESTNQPIEAKADYNRLKQVLLNLIDNAFKYSDPTTSVTIKFYQQVDQAIIQVCDRGYGIPLQHQSRIFERFYRIDEARTSSTGGCGLGLSIVKTLVEGMNGNVTVRSRLGEGSIFTITLSAYLSSSS; encoded by the coding sequence GTGAATCAAATTCAGAAAATTTTTCGCACAATTGATCCTTTTTCACTACGCGTTCGACTCACAATTGGAATTGCTGCGGTTTCGGCTTTAGGATTAGGTAGCCTAGCTATTTGGACAAGCTGGAAAATGCAGCAATTTTTAATTAGTAGTTATAAAACTAATATTCAACAAATTACCCAACATTTGCCTTATTATGTAGAACTATATACTGAAGTTTTACCAGAAGAAAATGGTCTACAAAAGGCAATTAATAATTTAAGTACAGCAAATACATATTTGTGGGTCAAAAATTCTCAAAATCAAATAATAGCCCAATCAGATAACTTAAATAAATTACCCAAAAAAAAAGTATCTGAATTGATGGATTTAACTCAGACATCAATTAAACCCATAGCCCAAGAAATGGGTAAAAGCTACTTTGTAATGTGTGGTAGTACTTTGAGATTACAAGGTCAGAGTGTGGGAACATTATTTGTCGTCCAGGATGTCACTCAAGAACAAAGTATGTTTTTAGTGATTGTGCAGAGTTTGGGGATTGGCAGTGTTGTCACTATTACAATTATTTCTGTGGCGATCGCATTTTACATCAAACGTTCCCTGCAACCCTTACGTCAGTTAAGTCAAATGACAGAAGTCATTTCTATTGCAGACTTAGGACAAGCGCAACTTTATTTAGATAAAGCACCCAGCGAAGTTAGAGAATTAACTCAAACTTACAACATGATGTTATCGCGTCTGTTCCAATCTTGGGAGCAAGAGCGACAATTTGTCAGTAATGTATCTCATGAATTACGTACACCCCTAACCATCGTACATGGCTATTTGCAAAGCGTTTTGCGACGGCAAAACAACTTAACTGAAGTTCAACAAGAAGCTTTAGCCACAGCCGCAGCTGAAGCTGAACGTACCATTCGGCTGTTACAAGATTTGCTCGATTTAGCCAGGGCGGATAGTGGTAATTTGCTATTTCGCCTAGAACGTTGTTTGTTAAATGATTTAATCTCAGAAATTGTGGTCATGGCGAAAACTTATAGCGATCGCCAAATTACAATAGAATCAACTAACCAGCCCATTGAGGCCAAAGCTGACTACAATCGCCTCAAACAAGTTTTACTCAATTTAATCGATAATGCCTTTAAGTATTCTGATCCAACAACTTCTGTAACTATTAAGTTTTATCAACAAGTAGACCAAGCTATCATTCAAGTTTGCGATCGAGGTTATGGTATTCCTTTACAACATCAATCCCGAATTTTTGAGCGATTTTATCGCATAGATGAAGCCCGTACTAGTTCCACTGGTGGCTGTGGTTTAGGACTATCCATTGTGAAAACTTTAGTTGAGGGGATGAATGGAAATGTAACGGTGCGATCGCGTTTAGGTGAAGGGAGTATATTTACAATTACCTTATCTGCTTATTTATCAAGCTCTAGCTAA